A single genomic interval of Alligator mississippiensis isolate rAllMis1 chromosome 15, rAllMis1, whole genome shotgun sequence harbors:
- the SLC8A2 gene encoding sodium/calcium exchanger 2, producing MAPGRRALPQSLGRALLASVLWAENVSGAVAAATPAPVLENNGTCQGSNRCLPGVLLPVWEPDNPSFGDKAARAIVYFVAMMYMFLGVSIIADRFMASIEVITSKEKEITVTKANGETSVGTVRIWNETVSNLTLMALGSSAPEILLSVIEVCGHNFQAGELGPGTIVGSAAFNMFVVIAVCVYVIPNGESRRIKHLRVFFVTASWSIFAYIWLYLILAVISPGIVQVWEALLTLVFFPVCVVFAWIADKRLFFYKYVYKRYRADPRSGIIIGTEGDFPKDIEMDGGFLAHDRVPDGAAPASPALTATGPSQEEKDLDESRKEVIQILKDLKQKHPDKELEQLVEMANYYALLHQQKSRAFYRIQATRMMTGAGNILKKHAAECSRKTPVASEGPAEAEEDTASKIFFEPCLYHCLENCGSVRLTVACQHGGEGAHTFYVDYRTEDGSAKAGSDYEYSEGTLIFKPGETQKELSIGIIDDDIFEEDEHFFVRLLNLRVGDAEGMFESEEAGHPAARLVAPLVATVTILDDDHAGIFTFQDRLLHVSECQGTVEVRVVRGSGARGTVLVPYRTVEGSARGGGVDYEDACGELEFHDDETVKTLQVKIVDDEEYEKKDNFFIELGPPRWLKRGISALLLNQGEGDKKLSAEEEEARRIAEMGKPVLGENCRLEVIIEESYDFKNTVDKLIKKTNLAMVIGTHSWREQFLEAITVSAGDEEEEEDGREERLPSCFDYVMHFLTVFWKVLFACVPPTEYCNGWACFSVSILVIGLLTALIGDLASHFGCTVGLKDSVNAVVFVALGTSIPDTFASKVAALQDQCADASIGNVTGSNAVNVFLGLGVAWSVAAVYWAAQGQDFHVQTGTLAFSVTLFTIFAFVCIGVLLYRRRPQIGGELGGPRTPKLLTVGLFLGLWFLYILFSSLEAYCHIKGF from the exons ATGGCGCCGGGCCGGCGGGCGCTGCCCCAGTCCCTCGGCCGGGCCCTGCTGGCCTCCGTGCTGTGGGCCGAGAACGTCTCCGGAGCGGTGGCAGCCGCGACGCCGGCGCCGGTGCTGGAGAACAACGGCACCTGCCAGGGCTCGAACCGGTGCCTGCCGGGGGTGCTGCTTCCCGTGTGGGAGCCCGACAACCCGTCGTTCGGGGACAAGGCGGCCCGGGCCATCGTGTACTTCGTGGCCATGATGTACATGTTCCTGGGCGTCTCCATCATTGCCGACCGCTTCATGGCCTCCATCGAGGTCATCACGTCCAAGGAGAAGGAGATCACGGTCACCAAGGCCAACGGGGAGACCAGCGTGGGCACCGTGCGCATCTGGAACGAGACCGTGTCCAACCTCACCCTCATGGCGCTGGGCTCCTCGGCCCCCGAGATCCTGCTGTCGGTCATCGAGGTCTGCGGCCACAACTTCCAGGCGGGCGAGCTGGGCCCCGGCACCATCGTGGGCAGCGCGGCCTTCAACATGTTCGTGGTCATCGCCGTGTGCGTCTACGTCATCCCCAACGGCGAGAGCCGGCGCATCAAGCACCTGCGGGTCTTCTTCGTCACGGCCTCGTGGAGCATCTTCGCCTACATCTGGCTCTACCTGATCCTGGCGGTCATCTCGCCGGGCATCGTGCAG GTGTGGGAAGCCCTGCTCACCCTGGTCTTCTTCCCCGTGTGCGTGGTCTTTGCCTGGATCGCCGACAAGCGCCTCTTCTTCTACAAGTACGTGTACAAGCGCTACCGCGCCGACCCGCGCAGCGGCATCATCATCGGCACCGAGGGCGACTTCCCCAAGGACATCGAGATGGACGGCGGCTTCCTCGCCCACGACCGCGTGCCCGACGGGGCCGCCCCGGCCTCCCCGGCCCTCACGGCCACCGGCCCCAGCCAGGAGGAGAAAGACCTGGACGAGAGCCGCAAGGAGGTCATTCAGATCCTCAAGGACCTCAAGCAGAAGCACCCGGAcaaggagctggagcagctggtggagATGGCCAACTACTACGCCCTGCTGCATCAGCAGAAGAGCCGCGCTTTCTACCGCATCCAAGCCACGCGCATGATGACGGGAGCCGGCAACATCCTCAAGAAGCACGCGGCCGAGTGCTCCCGCAAGACGCCCGTGGCCTCCGAGGGGCCGGCGGAGGCCGAAGAGGACACGGCCAGCAAGATCTTCTTCGAGCCGTGCCTCTACCACTGCCTGGAGAACTGTGGCTCTGTGCGGCTGACGGTGGCCTGCCAGCACGGCGGGGAGGGCGCCCACACCTTCTACGTGGACTACCGGACGGAGGACGGGTCGGCCAAG GCGGGCTCGGACTACGAGTACAGCGAGGGGACGCTGATCTTCAAGCCGGGCGAGACGCAGAAGGAGCTGAGCATCGGGATCATCGACGACGACATCTTCGAGGAGGACGAGCACTTCTTCGTGCGGCTGCTGAACCTGCGGGTGGGCGACGCCGAGGGCATGTTCGAGTCCGAGGAGGCCGGGCACCCGGCGGCCCGGCTCGTGGCGCCGCTCGTGGCCACCGTCACCATCCTGGACGACGACCACGCCGGCATCTTCACCTTCCAGGACCGCCTGCTGCACGTCAGCGAGTGCCAGGGCACCGTGGAGGTGCGGGTGGTGCGGGGCTCGGGCGCCCGCGGCACCGTGCTCGTGCCCTACCGCACGGTCGAGGGCTCGGCCCGCGGCGGCGGCGTCGACTACGAGGACGCCTGCGGGGAGCTCGAGTTCCACGACGACGAGACCGT GAAGACGCTGCAGGTGAAGATCGTGGACGACGAGGAGTACGAGAAGAAGGACAACTTCTTCATCGAGCTGGGGCCCCCGCGCTGGCTCAAGCGCGGCATCTCGG ccctcctgctCAACCAAG GCGAGGGTGACAAGAAGCTGtcggcggaggaggaggaggcgcgGCGCATCGCCGAGATGGGCAAACCGGTGCTGGGCGAGAACTGCCGCCTGGAGGTCATCATCGAGGAGTCCTACGACTTCAAG AACACCGTGGACAAGCTCATCAAGAAAACCAACCTGGCCATGGTCATCGGCACCCACTCGTGGCGGGAGCAGTTCCTGGAGGCCATCACTGTCAGTGCCG gtgacgaggaggaggaggaggacgggCGGGAGGAGCGGCTGCCGTCGTGTTTCGACTACGTGATGCACTTCCTGACGGTGTTCTGGAAGGTTCTGTTCGCCTGCGTGCCCCCCACCGAGTACTGCAACGGCTGGGCCTGCTTCAGCGTCTCCATCCTGGTCATCGGCCTCCTCACCGCCCTCATCGGCGACCTGGCCTCGCACTTCGGCTGCACCGTGGGCCTCAAGGACTCCGTCAACGCCGTCGTCTTCGTGGCCCTCGGCACCTCCATCCCCG ACACCTTCGCCAGCAAGGTGGCGGCCCTGCAGGACCAGTGCGCCGACGCCTCCATCGGCAACGTGACGGGCAGCAACGCGGTGAACGTCTTCCTGGGGCTCGGCGTGGCCTGGTCGGTGGCGGCCGTGTACTGGGCGGCGCAGGGCCAGGACTTCCACGTGCAGACGGGCACGCTGGCCTTCTCCGTCACCCTCTTCACCATCTTCGCCTTCGTCTGCATCGGCGTCCTGCTCTACCGGCGCCGGCCCCAGATCGGCGGCGAGCTGGGCGGCCCCCGCACCCCGAAGCTCCTCACCGTCGGCCTCTTCCTCGGCCTCTGGTTCCTCTACATCCTCTTCTCCAGCCTCGAGGCCTACTGCCACATCAAGGGCTTCTGA